aagttctgctacaagatggcggcacgcggccgacttcaacttccggtcgacttccttcccgcctgtaGGCCTATAGAACGTACTTTTCTAATGGTCGAGTAgtacgttcaaattcaaatgtagtacccagTAATATGCAATATGCCATTTCGGTTGCAgctgaagtttacatctttattatttctgttttaacgtttttcctacattatttataataaaatatgttatgtaggcaataaatCAGTTTAATATTTAACTAATTTACTGAGTCTGCATCGtttttaacttacaaaaatgatgataatttggtggataataattttttttcgttaataacaggtagtgtattctgatgtaaaattaacgGTCGCCTGAGGACGCACTAATCTTATCTgagatactaaaaataataaatacattattatgaacgtgtttatgtgtgtttattgttGTTCTCAGTAAccttattttaatagcatttaatgattatgaacataaaagcattacaaaaaaaattatataccatcgatgaaaccacaaagctgacccggaggtatgtataactgcaatataaagtaattttgagtattattgctattagtattatttttttttaaaaaataaggtacatgtaatataaaagtacataagGCAATGTTtctgcaacagctccaagtctcacgcgcaatgtaggctatacgtcactgtccgaatccgttcacttatttatttgttcactccttccttatatagtgaactcaactgccatacactatatagggattagtgaatgagtgaatgagtgagcgatttcagacacagcacGTGTTACATTACTAGAGAAGACAGCCAGTGATCAGCCAATCAGCGCTCAGTACACATCCACAGCTGAGAGAAGCAACGCGAGATCTTCAAGGGGAGAGAGATTCAACGAGAGGAACCGTAAACACCGGCGAGCCAGAACCGATTCTCCCTCTGCGGATCCGCTGGATAAAACGAAGGGTTTTCATGCTCTTGAGACTGCACAGAATCATTACAGGTAAAAGATTTCTTCATCGTTTCAATGCTGTGAAATAGCGTCAAAAAGGGTTTACAAGGGCTGTGAATAAGAGGCGGGATGACGTCACCGCTGCCGCTGCTTTCTTTCAGTGCGTAAATGTTTTAACGTGTTCAGTGTAAATGACCCGCTACCCTATTAATTATAACGTTACAGTGATGGGTGCAAGTCAGCTACCCTGTGTCCCGCTTTATTAGACTGAGCACTATACAGTACACCATAATAAGATTTGTGTGTGGGCACTCGTCATGTtctattcaatattttattatgcataaatatatgaaataattgATTCGGACTCCCACTGTTTATAGTCATTTGATTCTGTTATGTTAATTCTTACAACTTAATATTAATTTGTTTCGTCTTTAGCTTGGTGGAGGTATGACATTAACCAGGGGCTCCTTCACTTATTCCAGCGGAGAAGAATATACAGGAGAATGGAAGGAAGGCAAGATTGATTTGAATTCTCATGACATTTTTCATAAATGAGCCAGGTTGTCACATGTGTTTTAAATGCTGTACTTTTATTGGTAATTTCAATTTCTATTTGTCAAAACAATTACATATTTGAATGCCATAATAAAAGGTACTGAATTATTTTAGATTGATCAACAAGATACAAAAACAACTAGATATACATTCTATGCCGTACTAAACAATATTGGCAACTCTTGCATTGCTAACTACCAATAGGACTGACTTAAATTTATAGAAATGATCTTCTTTTATTATTTGGATTATGGATTTGATTGCTACAGAAATACAGCATAATTGTTTTTAGTTGTACTGTATGTCTTAGAATGTTGACAAGGGACACAGATGTGAAACCTTGTAAAAGGAAAACTTTATATTTGTCAGAACATGTCAtgtcatttataatttatttatttatgatctgAGGAAATAGCTGGAGTACATATATTAACATGCCTAAACATGTTCATAAGATTTGTGTTTTTCTGATTGCTGTTGGAATTGTAGCGCACTGCTTAATGATCCAAGCGGCTTATGTAATATACGTATGACATTCTAATTATAGTACTAATTATCAGAGCCATTAACACAAAAGAACACTGTCTATAGCATTAGTATACTGGATAAAAACTGAGTGTTCATTTAAGAAGCAGCGTGTTTTGTTGTGCAGGTCGGAGGCACGGTAAAGGTGAGCTGAAGTTTGCTGATGGCACCTGTTATAAAGGTCACTTTGAGAATGGCCTGTTCCACGGATCAGGGGTGTTAGTCTTTCCTGATGGATCCAGGTGAGTGAGCATGTTATCAGATTCAAAATACTTACCTACTTAAACTGAGATGAACATGCTGGCAGTGAATCTGTGAGACTAGTCATGTGGAAAACAGCACCATTTCTGGTCAACAGGTACGAGGGTGAATTTGCCCAGGGAAAATTCCAAGGGGTCGGAATCTTCAGCAGGTTTGACGGGATGAAATTTGAAGGGGAATTTAAAAGTGGCCGTGTGGAAGGATATGGTAAATATTCCACCATAATTTGACAAATAATTTGCATGCATCCAAACGATCTGGGTATAATAGGAATAATGGCTCAGTTGGACTGAAAAGCCTTAATGTAAACACCTCAGTTGATCTGGGGTGTGTTTACCATACGACAACCTGAACTGTCCGTACAGTTATACTAACTAGAAACTTTTAACTTCTAACAATGCTTTTAAACACAGTTTGAAAGCTGTAGTTCCAACCACATAAGATTGTGAtgtttgcgaatgttcgtttgaaTTATGGTTTCAGGAAACACTGAACTATATCAGTAACAACGAAATGTACGACCATAATTTACAGCTAACATTGCTCTTGGAAATGCACATCTGAGTGAGCCTTGTCCAAATAAAATTTCGATCAGATTGAAATGGGTGGTGTAgaccttaaaaaacaaatgtaatcggAAATTATACATTTCAAAAAGTTGAATCATAAATGCTTGAATCTGACTATTTACTAAATCATATTACATATACGCGCAGTGCCATGAATTGTAAGTTTACATACATTTTACCTCTTACaaatttgcatatatttatttatgtctcACATCTTGAGAAATGTCAGCTTTCTTTTTAGATATGTCAGCAAGGCACAAATGACAGTACTTATTCATTCTGACTGatgaaaatatgtacatgtaAAAATACATTCAGTATCAGGATTGCTTTTAAATATCCACATTGTTTTGAATTGTGGAAGTAAGCTATTTTCTATGAATGTGTGAGACTTCCCATTCATTAGTCGCTGCAGCTAAATAACTAGAAAAATAACAAAGTACAGCAAATTTGCATTACAATTTAGTATGTTTATGATcatgttaataaaatattataataaatacagtaCTATTTTGCAATATCAATCAACATAACCACTGTTTTTATAGAGCTAAAATTACTAGAAGCAGAGGACACCGGAAGCCTCACACATTTAAGTCACAAATTGTATGTATATGTTAAAAATTAAGACTGTTCATATATGTGGCATTTGATTAAGAATGTGTGAAGATTTTTAACATGAATAAAAGTGGCCTTTTTTCATAGGGCTGCTGACATTTCCAGATGGTTCCCATGGTGTTCCGCGGAATGAGGGAGTGTTTGAGAACAACAAGCTTCTGAAACGTGAAAAGTGTCAGGCTGTGGTGCAGAGAGCCAAGAACTCGGCATCCACTGCCCGCGGCTTCTTTGTATGACAAACTGACCTCAGTGAAAGCACCCCTAACTGCAGCTTTCAGATCAGGCCCCAAATCACATTACGGATTGCAGCGTCACAAATGAAGTCAAAACTGACTGTGGATCTGTGCTCAGGGGTGATCTCTGCCTTCACCAAACAACGGAGCTCAAAAATATGTGAGACCCATCAGACCCTCAGGGATGGATGAAAGTGTTTCCATTCCACACACCTCTATTTCTCTCACATTGTTGCTCTGCCTTGGTTTCCTCTGTGgcttaaaaacatcacaaaattcTGTACGTTTGTTATGGAGGCATGGATAAACTCAAGTTACCATTGCAGGTAAAGAAGTGTGGTCCGATGAAGATGATTTTGGTAGATGAATGGAATTTGCCTTTACGAGCCTGCGATTTGACTGTATTGTTACTGTTGTAACTGTAactgtttgtttgtctttattgCACATTTGCCTTAGTTCTTGCATTAAAAGTCAATATTGCTGGATTAAAATCTTGTTACTGACATACAACAGCAGTTAGGGAATGTTTTCAGCaagcgttttattttattttatatatatttgttcatttcattcatttaaaacgAGTATGATTTACAAACACAGTATAGGATGTTGTAACATTCTTTTTAGTTGTATTCTTCTTGTACATTATAGAAaactatttgaaattattttaaaaagtattgggTTGTTAGGCAGGTATACATTAATTTCATATGTTTGATGACTGATTTAAGTGTGTGTTTGCTTTATTTTCTAAACGGACTGCTAATTCACTACTGTTTCCATCATCAAAGTGTCAGACAGAAGCCTTAGTCACTTTCATCTAAAATCTACTGACACCAAAAAGCATTttgcactgttatttatttgagcAGAGAATCAAAAGACtgacatgataaaaataaaaagtgaaataaaagtcAGAAAACACCacctgatctttttttttcattttttttttttttacaaattaatttcttaatacaTTAGCATTTATATTTGAACGTATGTAGCCTATCATTCCAATCTCAGGAATCAGTAAACAGAATATTAACAGGACACAGAATGGAACAGAGCACTTATCTAGTGCTCCAACCGCTAAATGAAACCATACTGTGTGTGACTAAAAGCTTTCTAATCATAGAACAACTGAGCGTGTTAAGTGATTCATAGGCACACTCTGTGATGTTTCTATCAGCAAGACTGCCAGTGACACTCAGGAAAACTTGTCATGACACCAGGCCAACGGATCAATTTGGGAACTGGATAAACCAGGCCATGGATTACATCTCTAATACAGCAACAAAACACACTACAAAGGGAAGAGCTGGATTGTTGATTAATAAACAACAAATGTTTGCTTTCAGGCTGCCAGATTGTCATTATATAATAAGCACAGATGACGCAAGTCTCACACATGGGCATATCAGTTGCCTCCACCAACAGCCTTGTCATCTGATGCATCAGGAAACTATTCACAGCAATGGGCCTGTACTGGCACAGTGAATCATTGACAAAACtaacattttacatacattttaaactgaaAGATGTTATGCAGAAGTTAAATAAATAGAATTAAATACTGTGCATGCATTTCtcattttagaaagaaaaagcTAACAAACCACTATTCAAAATGGTAAGTCTATGTAAATATTTACTTAGTGCCAACCATGCTGACATTAAAGTTTTATCATATAATGCATCATCCATTTCCTAACCATGCTATCTTCAGCTACAGTTTCTCCTTagtaatgcataaatataataagCAACATTAAGATGTAATTGTGACcattacaaaacattaaaatgatcaCTCAAATTTTGATCTGCTCagatttataatgtaaatatttataaaactagatattattaatagtatttttATAAATAGCAGTCAAAAGTTTGTATAATTACGTTTTTTTTCATAGCATTAAAAAAGGTATTTAATCCTCACCAAGGTTGAatttttaatacagtaaaaaaaaagtttaatattactacaattaaaaataacccttttctatatgaatatcttttaaatggaaatgtattcctttgatggaaaagctgaattttcagcagtcattacttcagacttcaatatcacatgatccttcagaattaattataatatgctgTTTGATAGtgagaaaaatattattaattatcaatactgaaaaaaaagtttttgcttaAGATTGTGGAAATCCACAAGTCCACAAGAAACTACCAAAGAAGTTAAACAAAAGTAAGTAACTACAAGAAAAAGAACGAAAGGCAATACTgtcaaagacacattaaattaatcaaaaatgacagtaaagcatgcagccttggtaagcataaaaaacattttgttttgtttcaccaCTAATCTTTTTaacatgataataagaaatgtttcttgaacagcaaatcagtatattagaatgatttctgaagcatcatgtaacactaaagactggagtaatgatgctgaaaattcagttttgccataataggaatttttttatatattactatattaaacATAATTTCATCCCTAATTCTTGCTTTAGAGGTCTAATAATGTTGACATAAAGAATGCATAACATTCAGAAAGACTGACACCTTCATGAgcagaacgtcttggttacgtatgtaacccttgttccctgaaggagggaacggagacgttacgaatgggatctcgcccgagagcccaatcaccttcgagtggtacaaaacgagccaatggtacacaaagtaccttggtctgtggaatctgcatcgcgagctccgccccgcagagtgggtatataaggagcaacgcgagcaactcgcattcaagtcttcgctgaggagccgagccagtgacccggccgttcagcggaacagcgatgtggcaaggggacgtaacgtctccgttccctccttcagggaacgagggttacatacgtaaccaagaagttccctttcagtcggtcacgttcgacgttacgaatggggtcccttacaaaacgccacatggctgtcttccagtgacccgtgtgagtgatagcaccctgtcgtgaggccagcacgagtgagggcctatagctcacacagactacactgggtagcatattccagctgggcatatgctagcaggctgcctgcccgtgggaggacttacagaaggcaggtatctaccaaggtggtgatacataagaactctgaggtacccagcccgcagggtggaagttaaaacgacagagctggcaaggggcttgccaagggaaagacacatgctgcgtagagacttactgtggacatacacacgtggggtTACCCAGAAGGGGAATCatgacacatggaggcacctagtcccacacatggctgaccaaagggcatgtacacaagtgttggacatcaacaatgctggaggaacccagggttctgactgaggaactcacctgagggaaatagcgcacgcatccagtccgcggagtggaatggcgcagcaagcggattgacaccaagcaggtccttactggcccgaaggggcgagtacccgggaggacacgggctctacacggagattataaaaccttgcgaatgtgttaggtgtcgcccaccccgcagctctacagatgtctgctagcgaggcgccatgcgccagcgcccaggaggaagctacgctCCTAGTTGTGTGAGCTCttacccctagggggcatggcaggtcttgagcctgataacccaggacaatagcatctaatatccagtgggataacctctgcttggagacagcctttcccttctgctgccctccgtaacagacaaagagctggtctgaggtcctaaggcaccgagttctgtccacgtaggtgcggagcgcacgtactggacagagcagcgccaggactgggtctgcctcctccaggggcagcgcttgcaagttcaccacctgatccctaaaaggagtggtgggaactttgggcacgtacccaggccggggactcaagataacgtgagagttagccggcccgaattccaggcacgcttcgtcaactgaaaatgcctgcagg
Above is a genomic segment from Carassius carassius chromosome 30, fCarCar2.1, whole genome shotgun sequence containing:
- the LOC132110465 gene encoding MORN repeat-containing protein 4-like, with the translated sequence MTLTRGSFTYSSGEEYTGEWKEGRRHGKGELKFADGTCYKGHFENGLFHGSGVLVFPDGSRYEGEFAQGKFQGVGIFSRFDGMKFEGEFKSGRVEGYGLLTFPDGSHGVPRNEGVFENNKLLKREKCQAVVQRAKNSASTARGFFV